In the Thermovenabulum gondwanense genome, TCGCTATCGGATTCGTTCCCAAAAACTTCTCCGCCGCTCCCCAGGGTGCCATTGCAGGAGCTGCATTGCAGGACATTATGGCAATCATACCCTCTTTCGCTGCTCTCTGTGTGTAAACCCCAAGACAGCCTACATTGTTTGTATTACATATAAGCGACATGCCAACACCGTATTTTTTTGCTTTTTCTACGGCAATGTCCACCGCCATCTTGCCAGCGACCATACCTATGCCGTCCATTCCGTCTATTACCGCCGTTGCTTCTTTATCAGATATTACTTTCGGCAGGGTTGGAAGCTTCAGCTGTCCACCTTCCACCCGCATGGAAATAACCTTTAAAAGATATGTACCGTGGGTGGAAACTCCTCTCATATCGGCATTTACCAGAATTTCAGATATAACTTCCGCATTCTCTTTTGTTTCACCGAGTCCTATGAGGATTTCTTGGGCTACATTCTTAAGTACTTCCACCGGAATTCTCATACTCGTAATCTCCCTTCTACCTGTCTATAAAATCATCTTAAAAAATTACTCTTCCACCAGTCCTAATTTTTCGAAAACCTCTTTTAAGTTGTTGTATTCCACGCTGGATATACCCGTGCTCAAGACTTTTCTCTTTTTATCTTCATCTTCTACCCTCTTTAACGCCTTTTTTAATACCTCTTCGCACTCTTCCCTCTTTACGACTACAATGCCATCGTCATCTCCAAGAACAAGGTCTCCGGGTTCTACCCTGACATTCCCAAAAATTATCGGATAATTTATAAGCCCCAAAGAGCTTTTCGATGTTCCTCTGATGCAAAATCCCCTGCAGAAAACCGGGAACCCCATTTCAATAATCTCCTGCGAATCCCTTATACAGCCGTCAATGGCAAGGCCCCCTATCTTTCTCGCCATCGCCGAAACGGTCATCAAATCGCCCCAGTAACCGTATTCTGGGGCTCCGTGGGTATCCGCTACAATTACATCTCCTTCGCTTGCGATTTCCAGCGCCTTGTGGAGCATCAAATTGTCTCCGGGCATGCACTGAACCGTCAATGCAGGTCCGCATAATTTCATTCCCCTGTTAATGGGTTTAATTAGATAGGATACCGCTCCCTTTTTCCCCGATGCTTCGTGGACGGTGGCTGAAGATAGTTTTCTGAAGGCTTCAATTATTTCCTTCTCGGGCCTTTTAAAATTTTTTATTACATGTACCACCTAAAATTACCTCCCGTCTTAATTGTTAACCACCAAAGGGCAGTATATAAAAATGAACTTCGTCTTCGTCCTTAATTAAATCATCTTTATCCAAAAAAAGATGATTTCTTAAAAAAATTATGTGCTCTTTTAAATTTTCAGGTAAATTCATTTTTTCTATTATTTTTTCTAATTTTTCTTCTTTTTCGATTTTTATTTCCCCCGAGAAACTTTCCAACATCCCGTGACCAAAAAATTTTGCCATTCCCTTCCCCCGCAATATAAAATTTATTATAATATATCACTGATATATCAGTTTGGCTAAAAATTTTAAAATTATTAACTTACCCTTCTGAATCCATCCTTTACCCTCTGTTTTGCATTTTCAATATGCATACTCAAGAGGTTTATCGCTTTTTCAAAGTCCTTATTTTCTATGCACTTTATTAAGCGTTCATGTTCCTCTACAGCTACTCCGCTGTGCCTTTCAGCAATATTATTGGAGCAAATAAAATACTGTTCCCTGATATTCCTGTAAAGGTTGCTCAAGTATTGATTATTGTAAATTTCCAGAAACACTTCATGAAATTTTTGATCCGCCTTTACATAACCGTGTATATCCTTTTTATCCAAGCAATTTTTTTGTTCTTCCAAATATTTTTTAAGAAGTTCTATATGCTTTGGACCTATACTGTTAAAAATCTTTTTAAAAACGAATAATTCAATGCATTCCCTGACCTCGTATATCTGTAAAATTTCATTTATATCTATGCAATTGGTAAAAAATCCAACTTTTGGTACCAGTTCTAAAAACCCCTCTTTGTGAAGCCTTAAAAAGGCTTCCCTTACGGGGGTATAACTCATATTTAATTCTTCCGCAACTTTCCTTATACTCAAATAACTGCCTTTTTTAGTATAAAGTAATCTCTCCTTGATAATATTATAGGCCTTTTCGCTCAATGTCTCAGCCATGTTCCCTGCTCCTTTTTCAATCCTTTTAAAATAAAATTTTATTTTTTTAATTAATATATAAACAATATACTTTTGATATATCACTTACTAATTTTAATTTTAAGTAATTTATATAATATGTCAATAAGTTTATTTTTTAACAAAGTTATCATTCCTCATACATTACTTTATATTAATTTTATTCTTTAAATTTATTTTAAATCCCTTTTTTTTTAATTTTATTTTCATTAATGGATAGGCTTTGCAAAGCAGAAGGATTTAGAAAATTTTTACATTTAAATCGGCTTTTATTGCTTTAAAATAATAAAATTTTTATGCTTTAAAGTATTGACTTTTTATGTTTTTTGTTTGTATAATATAAAATTAATATATACTTGTATTTTTGTATACTTATATACTTTGAGGGGGTCTTACACATGATTAACTGGCAAAAATCAAACGACGTTCTTGGAACTTTAAACCGTGGAAATCCATGTGAATCCGGCCTCTGCACCCTTTGCAGAGCTGACTGCCACGGGAAATGCGAAACCTGGATGTCCTGCCTTGTTGGAAGGAAGATGCTTTACCCCAGGGATTTTGGGAATGTCACTGCGGGCAGTGGAAATACCCTCCACTTAGGCGTATCTTATAACTCCCTTCGAATAATGGGAGCAAATTATGGCGCAGAAGGATTAAAGGAAGATATGACAAATTCTGCCGATGACTGCATTTTCCCCCGGGTTAATATCGAAACCGAATTCGGTTATTTTGAAAAAACTAAATCCAGGCTCCCCATTATGACGGGTGCCCTTGGCTCTACCTTTATCGCCGCAAAATACTGGGATTCCCTGGCTATCGGTGCTGCCTTAGCCGGTTTTCCCATCGTTATAGGCGAAAATGTGGTAGGAATTGACCGGGAGGCTGTCATCGAAAACGGTAAAATAAAAATAGCTCCTGAGCTGGATAGAAGAATACAAACCTATCTTCGCTATTTCGATGGTTATGGAGCGATAATTGTTCAGATGAACGTGGAGGATACAAGAAACGGTGTTGCCGAATACGTCATTGAAAAATACGGCGATAAAGTAATTTTAGAGTTAAAATGGGGACAGGGAGCAAAATCCATAGGAGGAGAAATTCAGGTAAAAGACATAGAATACGCCAGGTTCCTGAAAAAAAGAGGCTATGTACTGGATCCGGACCCTGAAAAACCGGAAGTCATAGAGGCGTACAATTCCGGTGCAATAAAGTCCTTTGCCAGGCACAGCCGTTTAGGATATACCGATCTTTCCAGCGTAGAAGAAGTCAGGGAAGAATTTTTAGAATCCGTCAACTACTTAAGAAACATAGGATTTAAAAAGATTACTTTGAAAACCGGATCCTACGGCATGACTGGTCTTGCAATGGCTATAAAATTCGCAACCGAAGCAAAGCTCGATCTTTTAACAATTGACGGCTCGGGGGGCGGAACCGGAATGAGTCCCTGGAATATGATGGAATCCTGGGGTGTTCCCTCTATACTTTTACACTCCAAAGCTTATGAATACGCCTGCATTCTTGCTTCTAAAGGGTACAAAGTGGTAGACATGGCTTTTGCCGGTGGATTTGCCAGGGAAGATCATATTTTTAAAGCTCTTGCCCTCGGTTCACCCTTTGTAAAGATAATTTGCATGGGAAGGGCGCTAATGATACCGGCTTTTGTGGGGTCCAATATAGAAGGGGCTTTACATCCCGAAAGGAAGGAAAAGGTAAACGGAAATTGGGATTCCTTACCTCAATCCGTTGCGCAAATCGGATTAAAAGCCGAAGAAATCTTTGCCGGCTATCATGAAGTTAAAAATAAGGTTGGCGAAGAGGAAATGAAGAATATACCCTATGGCGCCATAGCGGTCTGGACACTGGCTGATAAACTCGGGGCAGGACTACAACAGCTTATGGCGGGAGCAAGAAAATTTTCATTACAGGCAATAAAAAGAAGCGATATAGCTTCTGCAAACAGAGAAACGGAAAGAGAAACGAAAATCCCCTTTATAACCGAGTTAAATAATGAAGAGGCATTGAGGATATTGGAGATTTAAAAAGGCCGGGGTTCACTCCCACGGCCTTTTTAAATCATTTCAGCAAAATACTTATGAAAACTTTCATCTTCGGTAAGTTCGGGATGAAAAGCTGTAGCCAGCATATTATCCTGCTTTGCTGCAACTACCTTCCCATCCAGCTCCAAAATCACATCCACCCCCGTTCCAACCTTTTCCGCATAAGGCGCTCTGATAAATACAAGTTCAAGAGGTCTTTTTGAGATGCCGGGCACCGGTTTTCTGGCTACAAAGCTTTCTAATTGACCGCCATAAGCATTCCTTTTTACCTTTATATCCATTAGCCCGAGGTGTACATAATCCTGGTTTACTATATGTTTTGCCAGAAGTATCATACCGGCACAGGTCCCCCAGATGGGCATACCGTTTTTTACAAGTTTTACGATTTCATCACCAAGCCCCGAATCCCTCAAAAATTTTCCTATGACTGTACTTTCACCGCCCGGCAATATAAGGCCATCCACCCCGAATAGCTCTTCTCTTTTTTTTACCGGAAAAGCCTGTACTTCAATTTTTTTAAGCATTTCTATGTGCTCCCTTACCGCACCCTGAAAAGCCACCACTCCGATTTTCATATAATCACCATCCCCGCTCCGCATAACGGGAATCCAATCTATCTATTTCAAGACCCTGCATTGCCTCGCCGAGGTCTTCGGAAACCTCAGCAAGGATTTCGGGGTCATCGTAATAAGTTACCGCCTTGACGATAGCCCTTGCCCTTTTTGCAGGGTTTTCCGATTTAAAAATACCCGAACCC is a window encoding:
- a CDS encoding 4-carboxy-4-hydroxy-2-oxoadipate aldolase/oxaloacetate decarboxylase, with amino-acid sequence MVHVIKNFKRPEKEIIEAFRKLSSATVHEASGKKGAVSYLIKPINRGMKLCGPALTVQCMPGDNLMLHKALEIASEGDVIVADTHGAPEYGYWGDLMTVSAMARKIGGLAIDGCIRDSQEIIEMGFPVFCRGFCIRGTSKSSLGLINYPIIFGNVRVEPGDLVLGDDDGIVVVKREECEEVLKKALKRVEDEDKKRKVLSTGISSVEYNNLKEVFEKLGLVEE
- a CDS encoding GntR family transcriptional regulator, with product MAETLSEKAYNIIKERLLYTKKGSYLSIRKVAEELNMSYTPVREAFLRLHKEGFLELVPKVGFFTNCIDINEILQIYEVRECIELFVFKKIFNSIGPKHIELLKKYLEEQKNCLDKKDIHGYVKADQKFHEVFLEIYNNQYLSNLYRNIREQYFICSNNIAERHSGVAVEEHERLIKCIENKDFEKAINLLSMHIENAKQRVKDGFRRVS
- a CDS encoding glutamate synthase-related protein; this translates as MINWQKSNDVLGTLNRGNPCESGLCTLCRADCHGKCETWMSCLVGRKMLYPRDFGNVTAGSGNTLHLGVSYNSLRIMGANYGAEGLKEDMTNSADDCIFPRVNIETEFGYFEKTKSRLPIMTGALGSTFIAAKYWDSLAIGAALAGFPIVIGENVVGIDREAVIENGKIKIAPELDRRIQTYLRYFDGYGAIIVQMNVEDTRNGVAEYVIEKYGDKVILELKWGQGAKSIGGEIQVKDIEYARFLKKRGYVLDPDPEKPEVIEAYNSGAIKSFARHSRLGYTDLSSVEEVREEFLESVNYLRNIGFKKITLKTGSYGMTGLAMAIKFATEAKLDLLTIDGSGGGTGMSPWNMMESWGVPSILLHSKAYEYACILASKGYKVVDMAFAGGFAREDHIFKALALGSPFVKIICMGRALMIPAFVGSNIEGALHPERKEKVNGNWDSLPQSVAQIGLKAEEIFAGYHEVKNKVGEEEMKNIPYGAIAVWTLADKLGAGLQQLMAGARKFSLQAIKRSDIASANRETERETKIPFITELNNEEALRILEI
- the pdxT gene encoding pyridoxal 5'-phosphate synthase glutaminase subunit PdxT, whose amino-acid sequence is MKIGVVAFQGAVREHIEMLKKIEVQAFPVKKREELFGVDGLILPGGESTVIGKFLRDSGLGDEIVKLVKNGMPIWGTCAGMILLAKHIVNQDYVHLGLMDIKVKRNAYGGQLESFVARKPVPGISKRPLELVFIRAPYAEKVGTGVDVILELDGKVVAAKQDNMLATAFHPELTEDESFHKYFAEMI